One window of Sphingobacteriales bacterium genomic DNA carries:
- a CDS encoding class I SAM-dependent DNA methyltransferase: MTLSWNEIKDRALKFSKEWADTLNEEADAKPFLVEFFNVFGITSKRVSTFEHRVKKLDDKDGYIDLLWKGMILIEMKSRGKNLDKAYQQAKDYTHGLKEHELPKYILVSDFENFRLYDLEEDKIVEFMLNDLVNNVQHFGYLLGYQKKVYKEQDPANIKAAELMGKLHDRLEEIGYTGHPLEVYLVRILFCLFAEDTTIFNKQQFQDYLEQRTAEDGSDLAAKLQELFQVLNTPKENRFKNLDEQLADFPYINGKLFEELLPTASFDSKMRQALLNCCYIDWSKISPAIFGSMFQSVMNPKERRNLGAHYTSETNILKLIKPLFLDELWKEFESIKGNKNKLPEFHKKLSTLKFLDPACGCGNFLIITYRELRLLELEILRATYKRGQQVMDVSSIILLDVDMMCGIEYEEFPARIAEVAMWLIDHQMNMQISNEFGQYFVRLPLKKAAKIVHGNALQIEWGDLIKKQTIDIEADNTTVIVSEHSVEYQTVNIKTKNLTIIDERSHYVEKLTIKNTFDYIIGNPPFIGKSNQNSAQKADMEKVFAGVKGAGVLDYVTAWYLKAAQLIQNTKTKVAFVSTNSIVQGEQVGILWNLLFNHFKIKIHFAHRTFSWNNEARGNAAVHVVIIGFAAYDTNYKTIYEYEGLKGKPHEMRVKNINPYLVEGKDFALLSRTKPICKVPEMLYGNKIVDGGFYLFTDIEKDEFIKKEPQAKNLFKAILSGDEFINGKNRWVLYLEDSDPKEIRSLPLVKDRIESVANYRASSTKAQTRETAKTPTLFAEPRQPKSDFLLIPRTSSENRKYLPLGFYSKDFIVNDSCTALPNATLLHFGILSSSMHIAWVKYTCGRLKSDFRFSSSIVYNNYPWPENPTDKQIKAIETAAQKVLDARTEFPNSSLADLYDPLTMPPSLIKAHNELDKAVDLAYRPQPFTSEANRMVFLFELYEKYTADLFTKEKPKKTKKSTA, encoded by the coding sequence ATGACTTTAAGTTGGAACGAAATAAAAGACCGGGCATTAAAATTCTCAAAAGAATGGGCCGACACGTTGAACGAAGAAGCAGACGCAAAACCTTTTTTGGTTGAGTTCTTTAATGTGTTTGGAATTACAAGCAAACGGGTTTCGACTTTTGAACATAGAGTAAAAAAATTGGACGACAAAGACGGTTACATTGACCTGCTTTGGAAAGGAATGATTTTAATAGAAATGAAAAGTCGGGGCAAAAACCTTGACAAAGCCTATCAACAAGCCAAAGACTATACCCACGGACTAAAAGAGCACGAATTGCCGAAATACATTCTTGTTTCGGATTTTGAAAACTTTCGACTTTACGACCTTGAAGAAGACAAGATCGTAGAGTTTATGTTGAATGACCTTGTAAATAATGTTCAGCATTTCGGATACTTATTAGGTTATCAAAAAAAGGTTTACAAAGAACAAGACCCTGCAAACATTAAAGCAGCCGAGTTGATGGGTAAACTTCACGACAGATTGGAAGAAATCGGCTATACCGGACACCCATTAGAAGTTTACTTGGTTCGTATTCTGTTTTGTTTATTTGCCGAAGACACCACCATTTTCAATAAACAACAATTTCAAGACTATTTAGAACAGCGGACTGCTGAAGACGGAAGCGACCTTGCAGCAAAACTGCAAGAACTCTTTCAGGTGCTGAACACACCCAAAGAAAACCGTTTTAAAAATCTTGATGAACAACTTGCCGACTTTCCATACATAAACGGAAAATTATTTGAAGAACTCTTGCCCACAGCAAGTTTCGACAGCAAAATGCGACAAGCCTTGTTAAACTGCTGTTACATTGATTGGAGCAAAATATCTCCTGCGATTTTTGGCTCTATGTTTCAAAGCGTCATGAATCCGAAAGAGCGCAGAAACTTGGGCGCACATTACACCAGCGAAACCAATATTTTAAAGCTGATCAAACCGCTTTTCTTGGACGAACTTTGGAAAGAATTTGAGAGCATCAAAGGCAACAAAAACAAACTCCCCGAATTTCATAAAAAACTAAGCACGCTTAAATTCCTCGACCCTGCTTGCGGATGCGGGAACTTCCTTATTATTACATACAGAGAACTGCGATTGTTGGAATTAGAGATATTAAGAGCTACTTATAAAAGGGGTCAGCAAGTAATGGACGTAAGCAGTATTATTTTGCTTGACGTGGATATGATGTGCGGTATTGAATATGAAGAATTTCCTGCCCGAATTGCCGAAGTAGCAATGTGGCTAATTGACCACCAAATGAATATGCAAATTAGCAATGAGTTTGGGCAATACTTTGTTCGTTTGCCTTTGAAGAAGGCTGCAAAGATTGTTCATGGAAATGCGCTTCAAATAGAATGGGGCGATTTGATAAAAAAACAAACCATAGATATTGAAGCAGACAATACAACCGTGATTGTAAGCGAGCATTCAGTTGAATACCAAACAGTAAACATCAAAACCAAGAACCTTACTATTATAGATGAGAGAAGCCATTATGTAGAAAAACTAACCATTAAAAACACCTTTGATTACATCATTGGTAATCCGCCGTTTATTGGAAAATCAAACCAAAATAGTGCTCAAAAGGCAGATATGGAGAAAGTGTTTGCTGGAGTAAAAGGTGCTGGCGTTTTAGATTATGTAACTGCATGGTATTTAAAAGCGGCTCAACTTATTCAAAATACTAAAACCAAAGTTGCTTTTGTTTCTACCAATTCCATAGTGCAAGGTGAGCAAGTTGGTATTTTATGGAATTTGTTATTTAACCATTTTAAAATCAAAATTCATTTTGCTCATAGAACTTTTAGCTGGAATAATGAGGCGAGAGGAAATGCTGCGGTGCATGTTGTAATTATTGGTTTCGCTGCTTACGATACAAACTACAAAACCATTTATGAATACGAAGGCCTAAAAGGCAAACCCCACGAAATGAGAGTTAAAAATATTAATCCTTATTTAGTGGAAGGTAAAGATTTTGCTTTATTGTCGAGAACTAAGCCTATTTGCAAAGTTCCAGAAATGTTGTATGGAAATAAAATTGTTGATGGTGGATTTTATCTTTTTACAGACATTGAAAAGGATGAATTTATTAAGAAAGAACCACAGGCAAAAAATTTATTTAAAGCAATTCTTTCAGGAGATGAATTCATAAATGGGAAAAACAGATGGGTATTATATTTAGAAGATAGCGACCCTAAAGAAATAAGAAGCTTACCATTGGTAAAAGATAGAATTGAAAGTGTTGCCAATTACAGAGCATCAAGTACAAAGGCACAAACAAGAGAAACTGCAAAAACTCCAACCTTATTTGCTGAACCAAGGCAACCTAAAAGTGATTTCCTGTTAATACCAAGAACTTCATCTGAAAATAGAAAGTATTTGCCATTGGGTTTTTATTCGAAAGATTTTATTGTAAATGATAGTTGTACTGCATTACCAAATGCAACATTACTTCATTTTGGGATATTAAGTTCTTCTATGCATATTGCTTGGGTAAAATATACTTGCGGACGATTGAAAAGTGATTTTAGATTTTCTTCTAGTATTGTTTACAACAACTACCCTTGGCCAGAAAACCCAACCGACAAACAAATCAAAGCGATTGAAACAGCCGCACAGAAAGTGTTAGATGCAAGAACAGAATTTCCTAATTCATCCCTTGCCGACCTTTATGATCCTTTAACAATGCCTCCATCTTTAATAAAAGCACATAACGAGTTAGACAAAGCCGTTGACCTGGCTTACAGACCACAACCATTTACAAGTGAGGCCAACAGAATGGTGTTTTTATTTGAGCTTTATGAAAAGTACACGGCTGATTTATTTACAAAAGAGAAACCAAAAAAGACTAAAAAATCAACAGCGTGA